A region from the uncultured Draconibacterium sp. genome encodes:
- a CDS encoding sodium/proline symporter, whose product MIIVFVAYLVVLIGIVVYSAQRSKTNNDFVLGGKKISGFSLALSERATGESAWLLLGLTGYAYAEGMAAIWVALGCVSGILFLWIFLAEPLQRLTEKTGALTVPGLFSAKFSGTQRSFGILSSLIIIFFFVLYIAAQFSGAGKIFNDTFHIDPFWGMVIGSALVTLYTMLGGFITVVATDAFQAVLMVVTCVVLPIIALGIAASNNINVAEAIAQANYLVPQNISTVKQATGGLLILNGLSWAFGYTGQPQLLTRMMAMRNKKETQQSRWLAIAWTLLAYTGAFMIGIIGYQLVQNGLLGTAAAAVATDAEKIMPLLVMTLLNPILAGILLSGAVSAMMSTASSQLMVVSSSMTEDFYLHVAKKKIEEKRMLLLNKLLTLAVGLVGFLLAITMEDTVYGLVSYAWSGIGASFGPAIVLLIFWKRLSRAGVFASLITGTLSAVTWKTWLLEPTGISERLASYFLAFLMAVLFSFLFPERQNRS is encoded by the coding sequence ATGATTATTGTATTTGTTGCCTACCTGGTAGTACTGATTGGCATTGTAGTTTATTCGGCACAACGCTCCAAAACAAATAACGACTTTGTTTTAGGAGGTAAAAAAATCTCCGGTTTTTCATTAGCATTATCCGAAAGGGCAACAGGAGAATCGGCCTGGTTACTGCTTGGACTCACCGGCTATGCCTATGCCGAGGGAATGGCTGCTATTTGGGTTGCTTTGGGATGTGTTTCAGGTATTCTGTTCTTGTGGATTTTTTTGGCAGAACCGCTGCAACGACTAACCGAAAAAACCGGAGCACTTACCGTTCCGGGTCTATTTTCGGCAAAATTTAGCGGCACACAGCGCAGTTTTGGCATTCTTTCCTCCTTAATAATCATCTTCTTTTTTGTGTTGTATATTGCGGCCCAATTTAGTGGAGCCGGCAAAATCTTTAACGATACTTTTCATATCGATCCGTTTTGGGGAATGGTTATCGGCTCGGCGCTGGTTACTCTTTACACCATGCTTGGAGGCTTTATTACAGTGGTGGCTACCGATGCTTTTCAGGCTGTATTAATGGTGGTAACCTGTGTGGTTTTGCCAATAATTGCCTTAGGCATTGCAGCCTCAAACAATATTAATGTTGCCGAAGCCATAGCCCAGGCTAACTACCTTGTTCCACAAAACATTTCCACAGTAAAGCAGGCAACCGGAGGCTTATTAATTCTTAACGGATTAAGCTGGGCGTTTGGCTATACAGGTCAACCGCAACTGCTAACCCGAATGATGGCTATGCGAAACAAAAAAGAAACCCAACAAAGCAGGTGGCTTGCAATTGCGTGGACCTTATTGGCCTATACCGGTGCGTTTATGATTGGGATTATTGGCTACCAATTGGTTCAGAATGGACTGTTGGGCACAGCAGCGGCAGCAGTAGCCACCGATGCTGAAAAAATTATGCCCTTATTGGTAATGACTCTTCTAAATCCAATTCTGGCAGGAATACTTTTATCGGGAGCCGTTTCTGCAATGATGTCAACCGCATCATCGCAACTTATGGTAGTGTCGTCGTCGATGACCGAAGATTTTTACCTTCATGTTGCCAAAAAGAAAATTGAAGAAAAGCGAATGCTCTTACTCAATAAATTGCTTACCCTTGCTGTGGGGCTTGTTGGCTTTTTGCTTGCCATTACCATGGAAGATACTGTATATGGTTTGGTATCGTATGCCTGGAGCGGGATTGGCGCTTCTTTCGGGCCGGCTATCGTGTTACTCATTTTCTGGAAACGACTGTCGCGGGCAGGAGTTTTTGCCAGCTTAATTACCGGAACACTATCAGCTGTTACCTGGAAAACATGGTTACTTGAACCTACCGGCATTTCTGAACGGCTGGCCAGTTATTTTCTTGCATTTCTAATGGCTGTGCTTTTTAGTTTTCTTTTTCCTGAAAGACAGAACAGAAGCTGA
- a CDS encoding SDR family NAD(P)-dependent oxidoreductase, translating to MDFTGKTIWITGASSGIGKAVAIELSAYDVKLILSGRNEQALKETERQCTQNGCSAIVLPFDLGNEQSVKNAADYIYKNKIKLDALYQFGGISQRSFVHETPVSVDRKIFEINYFGTIALTKLVLPEMIKNGGGHLAVTSSIVGKFGFPYRSSYSASKQALHGFFESLRAENTKNNIRVSVIIPGRIKTNISVNAVNKDGKTHSKMDEGQDTGMAAEKCAKIICRKLKKEKKEILVGGTEVVMVHIRRFLPRLYYYMASRVNPL from the coding sequence ATGGATTTTACAGGAAAAACAATTTGGATTACCGGAGCGTCTTCGGGCATTGGAAAAGCAGTGGCCATAGAGTTATCGGCATACGATGTAAAACTTATTCTTTCAGGAAGGAACGAGCAAGCCTTAAAGGAAACAGAGCGGCAATGTACACAAAACGGATGTTCAGCAATTGTGCTACCATTTGATTTAGGCAACGAACAATCCGTTAAAAATGCAGCAGATTATATTTATAAAAATAAGATTAAGCTTGATGCGCTCTATCAGTTCGGAGGAATCAGTCAACGGTCATTTGTGCATGAAACACCCGTTTCAGTTGATCGGAAGATTTTTGAAATTAATTACTTTGGAACCATTGCGTTAACTAAACTGGTTTTGCCGGAGATGATTAAAAACGGTGGGGGGCACCTGGCAGTAACCTCCAGTATTGTTGGTAAATTCGGATTCCCGTATCGTTCTTCCTATTCAGCATCAAAACAGGCCTTGCACGGTTTTTTCGAAAGTTTAAGAGCTGAAAATACAAAGAATAACATTCGGGTTTCGGTAATTATTCCCGGACGCATAAAAACAAATATTTCGGTAAATGCGGTTAACAAAGATGGCAAAACACATTCGAAAATGGATGAAGGCCAGGACACCGGCATGGCAGCTGAAAAATGCGCAAAAATAATTTGCAGAAAATTAAAAAAGGAAAAAAAAGAGATATTAGTAGGAGGCACAGAAGTAGTTATGGTGCACATCAGACGGTTTTTGCCGCGTTTGTACTATTACATGGCTTCGCGTGTAAATCCACTGTAA
- a CDS encoding VOC family protein, with the protein MKAQINGIQQLGVGVENLQEAWKWYREHFSMDIKMFEDEATAELMLAHTAGKTRDRRAVLALNMQGGGGFEIWQHTGKKPEPIAFEIQLGDLGINIGKIKTENVQAVYNKFKQEKLNLLTPITKDPAGNDHFFMKDIYGNSWEIKNQEGVFRKKEKSLSGGVLGTVIGVKDMDTSLKVYQEILQYDEIVYDKTGVFEDYKGIAGGDKKFRRVLLRHSDVKQGAFSPFFGQSVIELVQAFDYEPKDIYEGRIWGDPGFIHLCFDINGMDDFRKKAKALGYPFTVDSAKATESFDMGEAAGNFAYIQAPEGTLIEFVETHKIPIVKKIGWYIDLRKRGYHPLPNWIMKLFRFMRVKDKK; encoded by the coding sequence ATGAAAGCACAAATTAATGGTATTCAGCAGTTAGGAGTTGGAGTTGAAAACCTTCAGGAAGCGTGGAAATGGTATCGCGAACATTTCTCGATGGACATAAAAATGTTTGAAGATGAAGCAACGGCCGAACTTATGCTTGCCCACACAGCAGGCAAAACACGCGACAGAAGGGCTGTTTTAGCGCTTAATATGCAGGGGGGCGGTGGCTTTGAAATATGGCAACACACCGGTAAAAAACCCGAGCCCATAGCTTTTGAAATTCAACTTGGCGACCTGGGAATTAACATCGGAAAAATTAAAACCGAAAATGTACAAGCGGTTTATAATAAGTTTAAGCAGGAAAAACTTAACCTGCTTACACCAATAACAAAAGACCCGGCCGGAAACGATCATTTTTTTATGAAAGACATTTATGGAAACTCCTGGGAAATTAAAAACCAGGAAGGTGTTTTTCGAAAAAAAGAAAAGTCGTTGAGCGGCGGCGTTTTAGGAACTGTAATTGGGGTAAAAGACATGGATACCAGTCTTAAAGTATACCAGGAAATTCTTCAGTACGATGAAATTGTTTACGACAAAACAGGTGTTTTTGAGGATTACAAAGGTATTGCCGGCGGCGACAAAAAATTCAGAAGGGTTTTACTTCGTCATTCCGATGTAAAACAAGGTGCATTCAGCCCATTTTTTGGGCAGTCGGTTATCGAACTGGTTCAGGCATTTGATTACGAGCCAAAAGATATTTACGAGGGAAGAATATGGGGCGATCCGGGATTTATACATTTGTGTTTTGATATAAACGGAATGGACGATTTTCGAAAAAAAGCAAAAGCGCTTGGCTATCCGTTTACAGTTGATAGTGCAAAAGCAACGGAATCATTCGACATGGGAGAAGCTGCAGGAAATTTCGCTTATATACAAGCGCCTGAAGGCACCTTAATTGAATTTGTTGAAACACATAAAATACCAATTGTCAAAAAGATTGGTTGGTATATCGACTTGCGTAAACGCGGCTATCATCCCCTTCCGAACTGGATTATGAAATTGTTCCGTTTTATGCGGGTAAAAGACAAAAAATAA
- a CDS encoding aldose epimerase family protein, protein MKKILPLLILVFIFSCTTQLKKEIEMPFTKADFESVIDGKPTRLFVMENENGMQVALTNYGAKIVAIYVPDKKGNFADVVLGFKSIDDYMKYGASHGAVVGPFANRIANASFVIDDVSYNFPVNNGKACLHSGPDSWYRKVWDAEKNGNVTVFKLESSDGEYGFPGNKLVKVTYSLTNDNELKIDYELTTDKPCHFNLTNHSYFNLKGEGNGDILNHEILINADSVTPVANSEMIPTGDIALVKGTDLDFTTPHVIGARIDNPNEQLQFGNGYDFNYVINKESNELAFAASAFDPESGRLMEVYTTEPGVQLYTGNFLKGEEIGKSGKAYEKRFGFCLETQHFPNSPNQANFPSTLLKPGEQLKSTTIFKFSVK, encoded by the coding sequence ATGAAAAAAATATTACCATTACTTATCCTTGTTTTTATTTTTTCTTGTACAACTCAACTAAAAAAAGAAATTGAGATGCCATTTACAAAAGCCGATTTTGAAAGTGTTATTGACGGAAAGCCAACCCGTTTGTTTGTTATGGAAAATGAAAACGGAATGCAAGTGGCTCTAACCAATTACGGAGCTAAAATTGTTGCTATTTATGTACCCGACAAAAAAGGAAACTTTGCCGATGTCGTTCTTGGGTTTAAATCAATTGATGATTATATGAAATATGGAGCAAGCCATGGAGCTGTTGTTGGTCCGTTTGCCAATCGAATAGCAAATGCGAGTTTTGTTATTGATGATGTAAGCTATAATTTTCCGGTAAACAATGGCAAAGCCTGCTTGCACTCGGGGCCCGATAGCTGGTACCGAAAAGTTTGGGATGCCGAAAAAAATGGGAATGTTACTGTTTTTAAACTCGAGAGCAGCGATGGAGAGTATGGCTTTCCTGGTAATAAATTGGTAAAAGTAACTTACTCGCTAACCAACGATAACGAACTAAAAATTGATTATGAACTGACAACAGATAAACCATGTCATTTTAATTTAACCAACCACAGTTATTTTAATTTGAAAGGAGAGGGGAACGGTGATATTTTAAATCATGAAATATTGATAAATGCTGATAGTGTAACACCCGTTGCCAATTCAGAGATGATTCCAACCGGGGACATTGCTTTGGTTAAAGGAACTGATTTGGATTTTACCACGCCACATGTAATTGGAGCGCGTATTGACAACCCTAACGAGCAATTGCAGTTTGGTAATGGTTACGATTTTAACTACGTAATAAATAAAGAGAGTAACGAGTTGGCTTTTGCAGCCAGTGCTTTCGATCCAGAGAGTGGAAGGCTAATGGAAGTATATACGACAGAGCCGGGCGTACAACTGTATACCGGAAACTTTTTAAAAGGCGAGGAAATCGGAAAATCCGGGAAGGCTTATGAAAAACGTTTCGGATTTTGTTTAGAAACCCAACACTTTCCGAATTCGCCTAACCAGGCCAATTTCCCGAGTACATTGCTAAAGCCTGGCGAGCAACTAAAATCAACAACTATTTTTAAGTTTTCAGTAAAATAA
- a CDS encoding L-serine ammonia-lyase, giving the protein MESIKEIYKIGHGPSSSHTMGPKKAADKFLADNPGAHHFEVTLYGSLAATGKGHLTDFAIQQSLGNRLLQILWEPKTFLPKHPNGMIFKAFSANNEQISSWTCYSIGGGAIVDETTNAETTEIYEHRTMSEILNWCNLNGKSFWEYVAEFEEPDIWEYLEEVWQVMFESIKRGLKTEGVLPGGLKLPRKAQSFNTKGHNFATPFKRRSQLFSYALAVSEENAAGGKVVAAPTCGASGVLPAVLKYFKKIHKSDTNTVLRALATAGLIGNIVKTNASISGAEVGCQGEVGTACAMASGAATQMMGGTIYQIEYSAEMGLEHHLGLTCDPVAGMVQIPCIERNAFAAERAVAHNNYALLTDGRHRISFDDVVETMYKTGIDLQSKYRETSEGGLAIFDALPKC; this is encoded by the coding sequence ATGGAATCGATAAAAGAAATATATAAAATTGGGCACGGACCTTCGAGTAGCCATACCATGGGGCCCAAAAAAGCAGCTGATAAATTTTTGGCAGATAACCCTGGTGCCCATCATTTTGAAGTTACATTATACGGAAGCCTTGCCGCAACCGGGAAAGGACACTTAACTGATTTTGCTATTCAGCAAAGTTTGGGCAATCGGCTTTTGCAAATTTTATGGGAGCCAAAAACTTTTTTGCCCAAACATCCCAATGGCATGATTTTTAAAGCCTTTTCGGCAAATAACGAGCAAATATCATCATGGACATGTTACAGCATAGGAGGTGGTGCTATTGTTGATGAAACCACCAATGCTGAAACAACTGAAATATACGAACATCGCACCATGTCGGAAATATTAAACTGGTGCAATCTTAACGGAAAAAGTTTTTGGGAATATGTTGCAGAGTTCGAAGAGCCTGATATTTGGGAATATTTGGAAGAAGTATGGCAGGTAATGTTCGAGAGTATCAAACGCGGTTTAAAAACCGAAGGTGTGCTTCCCGGAGGATTGAAACTACCCCGAAAAGCACAAAGTTTTAACACCAAAGGACATAACTTTGCTACTCCTTTCAAACGTCGGTCACAATTATTCTCTTATGCACTGGCAGTATCAGAAGAAAATGCTGCCGGAGGTAAAGTTGTTGCCGCTCCAACTTGTGGAGCCAGTGGTGTTTTACCTGCCGTTCTGAAATATTTCAAAAAAATACATAAAAGCGATACCAATACCGTATTACGGGCACTGGCTACTGCCGGACTTATTGGCAACATTGTAAAAACCAATGCTTCAATATCAGGAGCAGAGGTGGGATGCCAGGGAGAAGTTGGAACTGCCTGCGCCATGGCTTCGGGGGCAGCAACGCAAATGATGGGAGGAACAATTTACCAGATTGAATATTCGGCAGAAATGGGCCTCGAGCATCATCTTGGGCTTACCTGCGATCCGGTTGCAGGGATGGTGCAAATTCCTTGTATCGAGCGTAATGCTTTTGCAGCCGAACGAGCAGTTGCGCATAATAATTATGCATTGCTAACTGATGGCCGCCATCGCATTAGTTTTGATGATGTAGTGGAAACCATGTACAAAACCGGCATTGACTTGCAAAGTAAATATCGTGAAACGTCGGAAGGAGGACTTGCCATTTTTGATGCTCTGCCAAAGTGCTAA
- a CDS encoding MATE family efflux transporter, with protein MSLKKLKDLDLLELWIDVKEAIGGTERDFTEASLGKAIFILAVPMVLEMIMESVFAVVDIFFVSKLGADAVATVGITESAMTIVYAIGMGLSVATTALVSRRIGEKNKKQAGVVAFQAMLVGLFFSICIAIPGALFAKKFLELMGATALMAEQGYLYPAIMFGSNVVIMQLFIINAVFRSSGDAAISMRVMWLANIINIILDPLLIFGYGPFPELGLAGAAIATSIGRGLAVLYQFYVLFKGHHRIRLYWNSLKIRIKVMQNLVKISGGGILQNLIATSSWVLLVRIIAVSGPEALAGYTIAIRIIIFALLPAWGLSNAASTLVGQNLGANHPERAERSVWITGYVNMIFMGVVGILLAIFPDFWMKLFIDETEVVANGTMALRIISFGFLFYALGMVLMQGFNGSGDTITPTKINFLSFWLFEIPLAYLLAIVLNMGLTGASLAIVLAESFLALTALFLFRKGKWKLRKV; from the coding sequence TTGTCTTTAAAAAAATTAAAAGACCTTGACTTATTAGAACTCTGGATTGATGTAAAAGAAGCAATTGGAGGCACCGAGCGGGATTTTACCGAAGCCAGCCTTGGAAAAGCTATTTTTATTTTAGCTGTTCCGATGGTATTGGAAATGATTATGGAATCGGTATTTGCTGTTGTTGATATCTTTTTTGTATCGAAACTGGGCGCTGATGCGGTTGCAACCGTTGGTATAACCGAATCGGCCATGACCATCGTTTATGCCATTGGAATGGGCCTGAGTGTAGCCACAACTGCGCTAGTTTCAAGAAGAATTGGCGAAAAAAATAAAAAACAAGCCGGAGTGGTAGCTTTCCAGGCCATGCTAGTGGGACTGTTTTTTTCAATTTGTATTGCCATACCCGGAGCACTTTTTGCAAAAAAGTTCTTAGAGCTGATGGGTGCAACGGCTTTAATGGCAGAGCAGGGATACCTCTACCCTGCCATAATGTTCGGAAGCAATGTGGTTATTATGCAGCTGTTTATTATAAACGCCGTTTTTCGTAGTTCTGGCGATGCGGCGATATCTATGAGGGTAATGTGGCTGGCCAATATCATCAATATAATTCTCGATCCGCTGCTAATATTTGGCTATGGCCCTTTCCCCGAATTAGGTTTGGCAGGTGCAGCTATCGCCACCTCAATCGGCCGAGGGCTGGCAGTTTTGTACCAGTTTTATGTCCTTTTTAAAGGGCATCATCGTATCAGGCTTTATTGGAATAGCCTGAAAATCAGGATTAAAGTAATGCAAAACCTGGTAAAAATATCAGGAGGTGGAATTTTACAAAACCTGATTGCCACATCGAGCTGGGTGCTGCTGGTGCGAATTATTGCAGTTTCAGGGCCTGAAGCACTTGCCGGCTATACCATTGCAATACGGATAATAATTTTTGCCTTGCTGCCGGCCTGGGGACTTAGCAATGCTGCCTCAACGCTTGTTGGTCAAAACTTGGGGGCAAACCATCCGGAACGGGCTGAACGGTCGGTGTGGATTACGGGGTATGTAAACATGATATTTATGGGTGTGGTCGGTATTCTACTTGCCATTTTCCCTGATTTCTGGATGAAACTATTTATCGATGAAACGGAAGTAGTAGCAAATGGAACAATGGCCTTGCGCATTATTAGCTTTGGTTTTTTGTTTTACGCACTTGGCATGGTACTTATGCAGGGCTTCAATGGCAGTGGCGACACCATTACACCCACCAAAATCAATTTTCTTAGTTTCTGGCTGTTTGAGATTCCACTCGCCTACCTGCTTGCTATTGTTCTAAATATGGGGCTAACCGGTGCGAGTCTGGCCATTGTTTTGGCAGAGTCGTTTTTGGCACTCACTGCTCTTTTTCTATTTCGAAAAGGAAAATGGAAACTTCGAAAAGTATAA
- the rsgA gene encoding ribosome small subunit-dependent GTPase A: MNKQELPQELIEYITDNQIEQAELARVIAEHKERYNIRNNDTIYSAEISGNIRFTANSSADFPAVGDWVRFTKMDESSAIILEVLPRFSVLQRQAVGKHAEVQLIAANVDVAFIVQAVGHDFNLNRLERYLSVCFAGKIKPIIIISKTDLADEMELKQMLQEIATRQSSCTVISLSNQSKKGLDSLEQVLEPYKTYCFLGSSGVGKSTIINHLLGVQQQEVKKISESTSKGRHTTSHRELFVLKNNSIVIDTPGMRELGITHLSNALENTFDNIAELATQCKFNDCSHINETGCAIISAVESGKLSEDSYQNYLKLKREQAHFSSTIYEKRQRAKDFGKMVKSILQEKKQSK, encoded by the coding sequence ATGAACAAACAAGAGTTACCACAAGAATTAATTGAATATATAACTGACAATCAAATAGAACAAGCGGAGCTTGCCCGAGTTATTGCAGAGCATAAAGAACGTTACAACATCAGAAACAATGACACGATTTATTCTGCTGAAATATCCGGGAATATTAGGTTTACGGCAAACTCCTCTGCCGATTTTCCAGCTGTTGGCGACTGGGTTCGGTTTACAAAAATGGACGAATCAAGTGCGATTATTCTGGAAGTGTTGCCGCGCTTTTCGGTATTGCAACGGCAAGCTGTTGGGAAACATGCCGAGGTACAACTGATTGCTGCTAACGTTGATGTTGCATTTATCGTGCAAGCTGTTGGGCACGATTTTAATTTAAACCGGTTGGAACGGTACCTTTCCGTATGTTTTGCCGGAAAGATAAAACCGATTATTATCATTTCTAAAACCGATTTGGCCGACGAAATGGAATTAAAACAAATGCTGCAAGAAATAGCGACACGCCAAAGTTCCTGCACCGTTATTTCATTAAGTAATCAATCGAAAAAAGGACTCGACAGCTTAGAGCAAGTATTGGAGCCCTATAAAACCTATTGTTTTTTGGGATCATCGGGTGTAGGTAAATCAACCATTATCAACCATTTACTTGGCGTACAGCAACAAGAGGTTAAAAAAATAAGTGAAAGCACCAGTAAAGGCCGGCACACCACCAGTCATCGCGAATTATTTGTATTGAAAAACAATAGCATTGTTATTGACACGCCCGGAATGCGTGAACTGGGAATCACCCATTTGTCAAACGCATTGGAAAACACCTTTGATAATATTGCAGAACTGGCTACCCAATGTAAGTTTAACGATTGCAGTCATATAAATGAAACAGGTTGCGCCATTATAAGCGCAGTTGAAAGTGGCAAATTAAGTGAAGATAGCTACCAGAATTACCTGAAACTAAAACGCGAACAAGCTCACTTTAGCAGTACAATCTACGAAAAACGCCAGCGAGCTAAGGATTTTGGGAAAATGGTAAAATCCATTCTTCAGGAAAAAAAACAATCGAAGTAA
- a CDS encoding DUF4199 domain-containing protein: MKKIAIEIKWAILFIVIQLLWMLGERMAGLHDENIEKHAIVTNFFAILAIAVYVVALLDKRKNSYQGRMTWKQGFFSGLIITVGVTLLTPLSQYITSAIITPDYFSTMIAYTVETGKMTQAAAESYFNMKSYIVQSVIFAPAMGIVTSAIVALFTRKK; the protein is encoded by the coding sequence ATGAAAAAAATAGCAATTGAAATTAAGTGGGCCATTTTGTTTATTGTAATTCAACTTTTATGGATGCTGGGCGAACGAATGGCCGGTTTACACGACGAGAATATTGAAAAACATGCCATTGTTACCAATTTCTTTGCAATACTTGCAATTGCAGTTTACGTAGTAGCCTTGCTTGATAAAAGAAAAAATTCGTACCAAGGCCGGATGACCTGGAAACAAGGATTTTTCAGCGGATTGATTATAACTGTTGGTGTAACTCTTCTGACGCCCTTGTCGCAATACATTACCTCAGCAATTATTACTCCTGATTATTTTTCAACAATGATTGCATACACCGTTGAAACCGGAAAAATGACACAAGCTGCAGCCGAAAGTTATTTCAACATGAAAAGCTACATTGTACAAAGTGTAATTTTTGCACCCGCCATGGGTATTGTAACCTCGGCAATTGTCGCTCTTTTCACCCGGAAAAAATGA
- a CDS encoding DUF2891 domain-containing protein, whose translation MKIKLILSFILLVNLLSAQTSKIEFTLTQADYLYHFAYECIDQEYPNKLNQVLGNDSYLAPPRQLHPAFYGCFDWHSSVHGHWTLVKILTCFPDFEHSNEIIEKLKKNITAENILKEVAYFDDEHNKTYERTYGWAWLLKLDEALREWNHPVASELQSNLNPLTELLSGKFNEFLDKLIYPIRIGEHSNIAFGMSFAYDWAKKYDTHLAEKIEAKALEYYQNDCDCPLTWEPGGFDFLSPCLQEASVMLKVLPQKEFEKWLRTFLRGIEKHPAKYIEIAEVTDRSDGKLAHLDGLNFSRTWCLYEMGYTLKNQKLIDLADAHFNYSFEKMDSGEYAGAHWLASFAVYALIKSSAKN comes from the coding sequence ATGAAGATAAAACTTATTCTTTCTTTTATTCTATTGGTAAACCTTCTATCGGCTCAAACATCAAAAATAGAGTTTACTTTAACCCAAGCCGATTATCTGTATCATTTTGCCTACGAATGTATAGATCAGGAGTATCCGAACAAGCTGAATCAGGTATTGGGTAACGACAGTTACCTCGCTCCTCCCCGCCAGTTGCATCCTGCCTTTTACGGTTGTTTCGACTGGCACTCGTCGGTTCACGGACACTGGACCCTGGTAAAAATACTGACCTGCTTTCCTGATTTTGAACACAGTAATGAGATTATTGAAAAGCTAAAGAAAAATATTACTGCTGAAAATATCCTTAAAGAGGTGGCGTACTTTGATGATGAACACAACAAAACCTACGAACGTACCTATGGCTGGGCATGGTTGCTAAAACTGGATGAAGCATTGCGCGAATGGAACCATCCCGTTGCGAGTGAACTACAATCTAATCTGAATCCGCTTACCGAATTGCTTTCAGGTAAATTCAACGAATTTTTAGACAAATTAATTTACCCCATTCGAATTGGAGAACACAGCAATATCGCTTTCGGAATGTCGTTTGCCTACGATTGGGCAAAAAAGTACGACACCCACCTGGCGGAAAAGATAGAGGCCAAAGCCCTTGAATATTACCAAAACGATTGCGATTGTCCGCTTACATGGGAACCGGGTGGATTCGATTTTTTATCGCCCTGCCTTCAGGAAGCATCTGTAATGTTAAAGGTTTTACCTCAAAAGGAGTTCGAAAAATGGTTAAGAACTTTTCTACGCGGAATAGAGAAACATCCTGCAAAATACATTGAAATAGCCGAAGTAACGGACAGAAGTGATGGCAAACTGGCCCATCTTGATGGATTGAATTTTAGTAGAACATGGTGTTTGTATGAAATGGGATACACCCTGAAAAATCAGAAACTAATAGATTTGGCTGATGCACATTTTAACTACAGTTTTGAAAAAATGGATTCAGGCGAATACGCAGGAGCCCATTGGCTGGCATCTTTTGCTGTTTATGCACTAATTAAAAGTTCTGCAAAAAATTAG